The sequence CTTAAGATCTTTAATTGCTGCTCCCCGCTCTTTAAAAAGAATCCGATGCCCACAGAACGGACACCGGACATTTATATCGATCTCGACCTTTTGTTTACACCGGGCACACTTATACGAGCCTGGCATGGGGGTTTTACGCCTCCTTAATGGTCCGCTCAATCGTACGCAGGGCTACCTTC comes from Methanospirillum hungatei and encodes:
- a CDS encoding DNA-directed RNA polymerase subunit P; the protein is MPGSYKCARCKQKVEIDINVRCPFCGHRILFKERGAAIKDLKAR